From Sphingomonas sp. PAMC26645:
TATAAGAGGCCGCTTGCGGTTCAATTACGCACCCACCCCACAGTAGCGCCACCCCGGCGAAGGCCGGGGCCCAGTTGGGGAACGTTGCTAACTGAGCGCTCCGCTCCGTTACTGCGACCTTTCCAATTGGGCCCCGGCCAACTCCGGGGTGGTATTGGGTTGGCGGTGGCCCTCTCCTCCATGTTCTCCCGCGAAGGCGGGAGCCCAGTCTGGATCCCCGCCTTCGCGGGGAAACAAGCGTGCTTGATTGATCAGATAATCCCCGAACAAATCCGCGAAGTGAGGGCCAGCCTGTCCGCCCCGCTGCAACCAAATAACCGGGTCGGTGAAGAGAAACTGGCTGGCCACCGCGCGCGCCTCGTCCATGCTAGGCGCGTATGACCAAGCCTACCAAGACCGTCGCGCAACTCGGCGCCCGCGCCCGCGCGCTGCTGTTCGCGCTCGTCGTCACCGCGGGCATCCTCAACCTCGTCGACCGCCAGATCATCTCCGTGCTGAAGCCGATCATCGCCACCGACCTTGGTTGGAGCGACGATGATTACGGGACCCTCGCCGCGTGGTTCCAGGGCGGCGCGGCGTTTGCATTCCTGTTCACCGGGTGGATCGTCGACAAGCTCGGCGTCAAATGGGCGAACCCGATCGGCGTCGCGGCGTGGAGCATCGCGGCGATGGCGCATGGCTGGGCGCGGTCGATGACCGAATTCGTGATGATTCGCGTCAGCCTCGGCGCAACCGAGGCGATGGGAACGCCGACGGGGATCAAGACGATCGCGTCGGTGCTGCCCAAGAACTGGCGATCGAGCGGGTTCGGCGCGACCAACGCCGCCAACAGCATCGGCGCGATCCTGGCGCCGCTAGCGATCCCGGGTGTTGCGCTGCTGGTCGGGTGGCGCGGGACGTTCGTCGCTGCGGGCGTTCTAGGGCTCGTCTGGGCTGCAGTATGGCTGGTCGCGACACGGCGCGTGACTTTCTCCCCGCCCCGTCCGGTCAAGACGGATACCGCTCCCCTCACCGAGTACGGCCCGATCCTGCGCAACCGCCAGACCTGGGCGATCGCGGTTGCCAAGATCCTGTCGGATGCGACGTGGTGGCTGCTGCTGTTCTGGTTGCCTGACTTCTTCCACCGGCAATACGGGCTGACCGGCGTTGCGCTCGGTGTGCCGCTCGCCATTGCTTATGGTGGCGCGGCGGTCGGGTCGTTGCTCGGCGGCGGCGTCTCGACGCGGTTGCTGAGTCTTGGCTACAGCATCAACGCGGTGCGCAAAGGCATCTTGCTGGTCGCCGCGCTTTGCGTGCTGCCGATCCCGCTGGTGCTCTACGCGGGCAATTACGCGGTCACGATCGGGCTCATGGCACTGACGCTCGCGGCACATCAGGCATTTTCGACCAATCTCTTCGCGCTGATCGCCGACGTCGTGCCACAGGACAAGCTCGGTCGCGTGACCGCGTTCGGGTCGTTCAGCGGCAATGTCGGGGGGATGGTGATCGCCAAGGTCGCGGGGCTCGTGCTCACCGCAGGCCTTGGATATCTTCCGTTATTCCTGTTCGCGAGCGTGTCGTACCTGCTCGCGGTCGGATGGATCCAGCTGCTGCTGCCGACGCTGCGACCGATCGAGGCGCGCTAAAGCTGATACGACGCACCTGCATATCGTTCTTTATACCCATCGCCCGAATGGGATTTACAAGGCGGCATCAATTTCGGGGAGGGAACCCATGATCGACCCACGCATCCAGCGGCGCCATGTCGCGTTGTTCGCTGGCACCGCACTCGTCGCGCTCGCCACTCCGGCTGCTGCGCAGGATATTCCCGCGACGACACCGGTGACTGCGCCGACCACCACGCCTGCCCCGGCGGCGCAGAGCGACGAAGTGATCGTTACCGCGCGCTACCGCAACGAGACGCTCCAATCGGTGCCGATCGCGATCACCGCGGTCAGCGGTCAGTCGCTCGCCGAGCGCCAGTTGAACACGGTCGAGAACATCGCCGCGACGATTCCGTCGGTCGGCTTCCGCAGCGGCGCGTCGAACAAGGATCGCACGATCTTCATCCGCGGCGTCGGCACGATCACGACCTCGCCGGGCGTCGAGCCATCGGTGTCGACCGTGCTCGATGGCGTCGTCCTCACCCGCCCCGGCCAATCGACGCTCGACCTCGGCGAAGTCGAGCGGATCGAGGTGTTGCGCGGACCGCAGGGCACGTTGTTCGGCAAGAACGCCTCGGCGGGCGTGGTCAACATCGTCACCCGCAACCCGACCGACGAATTCCGCGCGTTCGGCGAGGCCGGCATCACCTCCGACGAGGAATACCGGATCAAGGCCGGCATCTCTGGCGCGCTCGTCCCCGGCAAGGTGCAAGCCCTGATCGGCGGGCTGTACGACGACTATCAGGGCAACGTCCGCAACGTCGCACGCAACCAGGACGTCAACGGCTACCGGCGTTATGGCGCGCGCGGCAAGCTGGTCGTGACGACGTCCGACGCCCTGAAGTTCACGATCATCGGCGATTACCTCAACTCACACGATACCACCCCGACCAGCGTCTACGCCGCCACCAGCCGTACGGCGTATCCCACCGGTGTTGTCACCAATTCACCCGATCTCGCCGCCGCGCTGGGTGCAAGCGGGATCGTCGCCGGACCGAGCAATCGCCGGACCAACAACAATTCGATCACCGACGTGAAGGACGAGAATTACGGCGGGTCGTTCACCGGCGAACTCGCGCTCGGCGATTACCACGTCACCTTGATCACCGGCTGGCGGCAATGGCTCAATAACCAGCGCCAGGATTACGACAGCGTCGCCGCGCTCTCGACCGCGTTCCCGTCGGGACAGGACGCAGGCAGCGTCAACACCAAGCAATTCTCCGAGGAACTGCGGCTGACGTCGCCCAAGGGTGGCCTCATCGACTATGTCGTTGGCGCCTATTACCTCCACGCAACGACCGACGAGCGATACCAGCGCACGCTGACTTCGCTCGCGGCGGGTGGCGCGCAGAGCACGACGACGGGCGTCGCCAACTACGGCATCACCAACGACAATTACGCGCTGTTCGGTGAGGCGAACGTCAATTTCACGCCGAAATTCCGCGGTATCGCCGGCTATCGCTCGACCTGGGACAGTCTCGATTTCTACCACGTCCGCACGTCGACCGCGGATCCGCTCAACACCGGCGCGGCGGCGCTCGATCGGCCCGGCGTCCGCGCGTATCACAACGCGACCGGCGGGATCGACAAGCGCGGCGACAGCTATCGCCTCGGGCTCCAGTACGATCTCGGCGAGCATGCGCAGACCTATTTCACCTATTCGCACGGCTATAAGGGCCCGGCGTACAACGTGTATTTCAACATGCGATCGCTGAACGCGACGACGCCGCTCGACGAAGTGCCGCTGAGCCCGGAGACGTCCAACTCCTATGAGGTCGGGCTGAAGGGCAGCACCGCGAACCGTGCGCTGAGCTATAGCCTCGCCGCGTTCACGACCAATTTCGACGGGTATCAGGCGAGCTTTAACGACGTCGTCGCGGGCGCGCAGGTCAGCCGGCTGATCAACGCCGGATCGGTCCGCTCGCGCGGGGTCGAGGCGGACGTGACGCTGCGCCCGACCAAGGGCCTGACGCTCGACATCTCCGCCGCCTATACCGATGCGACGGTGCGCAACTTCCTCTGCCCGACCGGCGCGCCGACGAGCTGCAACATCAACGGCCAGCCGCTCCCCTATGCGCCGAAGATCAAGTTGTACGAGAATGCCGCGTACAAGTTCGGGCTGACCGACACGCTAGCGCTGGAGCTCCAGACCGATGTGACGTTCAGCAGCAAGGTGCAATATTCACTCGCCGAGACGCCGAGCACGGTCCAGCCATCCTATGCGATCTGGAACGCGAGCGTCGCGGTACTGAGCGATACGTCCGGGTGGCAGCTGCGTGCGTACGTCAAGAACCTGACGAACACGTCCTATTCGTCGTTCCTGACCGCCGGCACGTTCGCCGGCACCGTCCGGTTCGTGCCGCGCGACGACAAGCGCTATGCCGGGCTGCTGCTGCGCAAGGACTTCTGACCGGCACCCGGGGGCCTGCGCGAGGCAAACAGCGGCAAGCCGCTGTATTGCGACGCCATGCGGTACGCGCGTTCTTCCTATCGAGCGCGTTTTACCACATGGTGCCGGCATGCCGACGATCCCCGCCGTCTCGACGATCGCTCAGACGATCCAGCTTTCGCTAGCGCCCGTGTTCATGCTGGCGGGTATCGGCCAGTTGCTCAACGTGCTGGCCGGACGCCTGTCGCGGGTGATCGACCGCGCACGCAAGCTGGAGCATCTCCACGCGAGCAGCACTGGACCCGAGCATGTCCGGTTCGTCTGGGAACTGCGCCTGCTCGACCGCCGGATGACGATCATTAACTTCGCGCTGTTCCTCGCGGTCTCCAGCGCGATCATGACGTGTATCCTGATCGCGCTGCTGTTCATCGCCGAACTCGCGAAGCTGCACTTCGGGACCTACGTCGCGGTGTGCTTCATCTTGGCGATGATCCTGCTGATCGCGGCGC
This genomic window contains:
- a CDS encoding MFS transporter translates to MTKPTKTVAQLGARARALLFALVVTAGILNLVDRQIISVLKPIIATDLGWSDDDYGTLAAWFQGGAAFAFLFTGWIVDKLGVKWANPIGVAAWSIAAMAHGWARSMTEFVMIRVSLGATEAMGTPTGIKTIASVLPKNWRSSGFGATNAANSIGAILAPLAIPGVALLVGWRGTFVAAGVLGLVWAAVWLVATRRVTFSPPRPVKTDTAPLTEYGPILRNRQTWAIAVAKILSDATWWLLLFWLPDFFHRQYGLTGVALGVPLAIAYGGAAVGSLLGGGVSTRLLSLGYSINAVRKGILLVAALCVLPIPLVLYAGNYAVTIGLMALTLAAHQAFSTNLFALIADVVPQDKLGRVTAFGSFSGNVGGMVIAKVAGLVLTAGLGYLPLFLFASVSYLLAVGWIQLLLPTLRPIEAR
- a CDS encoding TonB-dependent receptor, which produces MIDPRIQRRHVALFAGTALVALATPAAAQDIPATTPVTAPTTTPAPAAQSDEVIVTARYRNETLQSVPIAITAVSGQSLAERQLNTVENIAATIPSVGFRSGASNKDRTIFIRGVGTITTSPGVEPSVSTVLDGVVLTRPGQSTLDLGEVERIEVLRGPQGTLFGKNASAGVVNIVTRNPTDEFRAFGEAGITSDEEYRIKAGISGALVPGKVQALIGGLYDDYQGNVRNVARNQDVNGYRRYGARGKLVVTTSDALKFTIIGDYLNSHDTTPTSVYAATSRTAYPTGVVTNSPDLAAALGASGIVAGPSNRRTNNNSITDVKDENYGGSFTGELALGDYHVTLITGWRQWLNNQRQDYDSVAALSTAFPSGQDAGSVNTKQFSEELRLTSPKGGLIDYVVGAYYLHATTDERYQRTLTSLAAGGAQSTTTGVANYGITNDNYALFGEANVNFTPKFRGIAGYRSTWDSLDFYHVRTSTADPLNTGAAALDRPGVRAYHNATGGIDKRGDSYRLGLQYDLGEHAQTYFTYSHGYKGPAYNVYFNMRSLNATTPLDEVPLSPETSNSYEVGLKGSTANRALSYSLAAFTTNFDGYQASFNDVVAGAQVSRLINAGSVRSRGVEADVTLRPTKGLTLDISAAYTDATVRNFLCPTGAPTSCNINGQPLPYAPKIKLYENAAYKFGLTDTLALELQTDVTFSSKVQYSLAETPSTVQPSYAIWNASVAVLSDTSGWQLRAYVKNLTNTSYSSFLTAGTFAGTVRFVPRDDKRYAGLLLRKDF
- a CDS encoding DUF2721 domain-containing protein, translating into MPTIPAVSTIAQTIQLSLAPVFMLAGIGQLLNVLAGRLSRVIDRARKLEHLHASSTGPEHVRFVWELRLLDRRMTIINFALFLAVSSAIMTCILIALLFIAELAKLHFGTYVAVCFILAMILLIAALISFIFEVRISLRAFRIRPELLRPLP